The following are encoded together in the Macadamia integrifolia cultivar HAES 741 chromosome 10, SCU_Mint_v3, whole genome shotgun sequence genome:
- the LOC122092020 gene encoding exosome complex component RRP4 homolog yields MNALRDLQLPLNQTQNIRLQRALQQLRELDSKASSLSSVTVADTIPVNHEDGVVKGHGTSEVDGEVVATLCGVVERVNKLVYIRTLRARYKPEIGDIIVGRVIEVAPKRWRLEINFSQDAVLMLSSMNLPDGIQVKHQFPVSSIVRGSVDKLYVIQ; encoded by the exons atgaatgcGTTGAGAGATTTACAGCTTCCGCTAAATCAAACGCAGAATATTAGGTTACAGAGAGCTCTGCAGCAGCTTCGGGAATTAGATTCCAAAGCCAGTTCCTTATCTTCTGTTACTGTCGCCGACACCATCCCTGTTAACCACGAAGACGGCGTTGTCAA GGGGCATGGAACTTCTGAGGTTGATGGTGAAGTGGTTGCGACTCTATGCGGAGTAGTGGAGCGAGTTAACAAGCTCGTCTACATCCGTACTTTAAGGGCCAG GTACAAGCCGGAGATTGGAGATATCATCGTGGGGCGTGTCATTGaa GTTGCTCCAAAGCGTTGGAGACTTGAGATCAATTTTAGTCAGGACGCAGTCTTGATGCTTTCCTCAATGAACTTGCCTGATGGTATCCAGGTAAAACATCAATTTCCTGTGTCTTCTATAGTACGTGGCAGTGTAGATAAACTTTATGTAATACAATGA
- the LOC122092165 gene encoding glutathione synthetase, chloroplastic-like, translated as MDSSSISVSFSFPNCFCNSPATLLPHFTKPRSFSFFNPCKTPFRGYLQKSHGTMKSESSSFSSSYVNLDSGKCGEEKTLDWSSTTSMIYDLRDINPDLFQQLVYDALVWSSLHGLVVGDKSVQRSGMVPGLGLVHAPFALLPTFFPQIHWQQACELAPLFNELIDRVSLDGKFLQESLSRTKKVDAFTSRLLDIHSKMLEINKKEDIRLGLHRSDYMLDAQTELLLQIELNTVSASFAGLGCVVSELHRNLLNHYGKKLGLNPLRVPGNNSVSGFAEAIAKAWNEFNNSRAVVLVVVQTEERNMYDQHWLSTILKERHFVTTIRKTMAEIDAEGELQPDGTLVVGGQPVAVIYFRAGYAPSDYPSESEWRTRLLMEQSSAIKCPSISYHLAGTKKIQQELAKPNVLERFLENKDDIAKLRKCFAGLWSMDYSDVVKSAIEKPDLFVLKPQREGGGNNVYGDNLRETLLKLENEGSEERDAYILMQRIFPSASPAFLVRDGVCHQDHVISELGIYGAYLRSKNKIIINDHCGYLMRTKVTSSNEGGVAAGFAVLDSIYLT; from the exons ATGGACTCGTCTTCCATTTCCGTCTCTTTCTCCTTCCCCAATTGTTTCTGCAATTCTCCTGCCACTCTCCTTCCCCATTTTACAAAGCCGAGGAGCTTCTCCTTCTTCAATCCTTGTAAAACTCCATTTCGAGGCTACCTGCAGAAATCCCACGGAACCATGAAGAGTGAATCCTCctcgttttcttcttcctatGTAAATCTAGATTCTGGGAAGTGCGGAGAGGAGAAAACTCTAGATTGGAGTTCTACAACATCCATGATATATGATTTGCGTGATATCAATCCGGATTTGTTTCAACAGTTGGTCTATGACGCTCTGGTCTGGAGTTCCCTTCATGGACTTGTTGTTGGAGACAAAAGCGTTCAG AGGTCTGGAATGGTTCCTGGCCTAGGGCTCGTGCACGCTCCGTTTGCTTTGTTGCCCACATTCTTCCCTCAAATTCATTGGCAACAAGCGTGTGAGTTAGCTCCCCTTTTCAATGAGCTTATCGATCGTGTGAGTTTGGATGGAAAATTTTTACAGGAATCATTGTCCAg AACGAAGAAAGTGGACGCTTTCACTAGTAGACTGTTAGATATTCATTCCAAAATGCTAGAAATTAACAAAAAGGAG GATATACGTCTGGGTTTACATCGTTCAGATTATATGCTTGATGCTCAGACTGAATTACTTCTCCAAATAGAGCTCAATACTGTTTCAGCTTCTTTTGCTGGCCTTGGTTGTGTTGTCAGTGAGCTTCACAG GAATTTACTTAACCACTACGGAAAGAAACTTGGATTGAATCCCTTGAGGGTCCCTGGAAACAACTCAGTCAGTGGATTTGCCGAGGCAATAGCTAAAGCTTGGAATGAGTTCAATAACTCTAG gGCTGTAGTTTTGGTTGTGGTTCAAACTGAAGAACGCAACATGTATGATCAACACTGGCTTTCTACCATTTTGAAGGAGAG ACATTTTGTGACAACCATTCGTAAAACAATGGCAGAAATAGATGCAGAGGGGGAGCTTCAACCAGATGGAACACTTGTTGT TGGAGGCCAACCAGTTGCAGTCATCTATTTCAGAGCCGGGTATGCACCTAGTGATTATCCTTCAGAATCA GAATGGAGAACCAGACTGTTAATGGAGCAGTCCTCTGCAATCAAGTGCCCATCTATTTCCTACCATTTAGCGGGAACCAAGAAAATTCAGCAAGAGCTGGCAAAACCCAATGTACTTGAAAG GTTTCTCGAGAACAAGGATGATATTGCCAAACTACGCAAATGCTTTGCAGGGTTATGGagtatggattattctgatgtTGTAAAAAGTGCCATTGAAAAACCTGATTTGTTTGTGCTCAAACCCCAACGAGAAGGAGGAG GTAACAATGTCTATGGTGACAATTTGAGAGAAACCCTACTGAAATTGGAGAATGAAGGGAGTGAAGAACGTGATGCTTACATCCTTATGCAAAGGATTTTCCCCAGTGCTTCTCCTGCATTTCTGGTGCGAGATGGTGTTTGTCACCAAGACCATGTCATATCAGAACTTGGGATATATGGTGCTTATCTGAG gagcaaaaataaaatcataataaatgaTCACTGTGGTTACCTGATGCGAACCAAAGTTACATCATCAAATGAAGGTGGAGTTGCTGCTGGATTTGCAGTCCTTGATAGTATATATTTGACATGA